A genomic region of Homalodisca vitripennis isolate AUS2020 chromosome 5, UT_GWSS_2.1, whole genome shotgun sequence contains the following coding sequences:
- the LOC124363477 gene encoding uncharacterized protein LOC124363477 → MRQPPKPLPVCVVPTQASVWICDNHLGHCLHMRQPPKPLPVCVVPTQASVWICDNHLGHCLHMRQPPKPLPVCVVPTQASVWICDNHLGHCLHMRQPPKPLPVCVVPTQASVWICDNHLSHYLSV, encoded by the coding sequence ATGCGACAACCACCTAAGCCACTACCTGTCTGTGTAGTACCCACTCAGGCCTCAGTCTGGATATGCGACAACCACCTAGGCCACTGCCTGCATATGCGACAACCACCTAAGCCACTACCTGTCTGTGTAGTACCCACTCAGGCCTCAGTCTGGATATGCGACAACCACCTAGGCCACTGCCTGCATATGCGACAACCACCTAAGCCACTACCTGTCTGTGTAGTACCCACTCAGGCCTCAGTCTGGATATGCGACAACCACCTAGGCCACTGCCTGCATATGCGACAACCACCTAAGCCACTACCTGTCTGTGTAGTACCCACTCAGGCCTCAGTCTGGATATGCGACAACCACCTAAGCCACTACCTGTCTGTGTAG